A portion of the Halobacillus ihumii genome contains these proteins:
- the parE gene encoding DNA topoisomerase IV subunit B produces MSKQNQTYSDDSIQVLEGLEAVRKRPGMYIGSTDQRGLHHLVFEIVDNAVDEALAGFGQQMAVVLHKDGSVSVKDEARGMPTGMHKTGKPTPEVILTVLHAGGKFGQAGYKSSGGLHGVGASVVNALSEWLEVHICRDGEKYYQRFERGGVPVTTLEHKGKTRKTGTTIRFKPDETVFSVKKFNFETLSERLREAAFLLKGFRINLEDEREGIKESYQYDDGIESFVAYLNEEKDTLHPIVSFEGKHSEIEVDFAFQFNDGFAESILSFVNNVRTKDGGTHESGSKSAITRVFNDYARRAQLLKEKDKNLEGNDIREGFTAIISVRIPEALLQFEGQTKSKLGTSEARSSVDAVVAEQLSYFLEENPDVASMLIKKAIRAKEAREAARKAREDARSGKKRKRKDALLSGKLTPAQSKNAAKNELYLVEGDSAGGSAKQGRDRKFQAVLPLRGKVINTEKAKIADIFKNEEISTIINTIGAGVGGDFTLEDCNYDKIVIMTDADTDGAHIQVLLLTFFYRYMRPLVEAGKIFIALPPLFKVSKGKGKKEKTEYAWDESGMQKLIKEFKNGYTIQRYKGLGEMNAGQLWETTMNPETRTLIRVTIDDLARVERRVTTLMGDKVEPRRKWIESHVAFGLEDEANILENDKIQT; encoded by the coding sequence TTGTCGAAGCAAAATCAAACTTATTCAGATGATTCCATACAAGTATTAGAAGGGTTGGAGGCTGTCCGGAAGCGGCCGGGGATGTACATTGGGTCAACGGATCAGCGAGGTCTTCACCATTTAGTTTTTGAAATTGTAGACAATGCTGTGGATGAAGCTTTAGCTGGGTTCGGTCAGCAAATGGCAGTCGTTCTTCATAAAGACGGAAGTGTGTCTGTTAAAGATGAAGCTCGTGGTATGCCTACTGGGATGCACAAGACGGGTAAACCTACACCTGAGGTTATTCTGACTGTACTGCACGCGGGTGGCAAGTTTGGTCAAGCTGGATATAAATCAAGCGGAGGCTTACACGGTGTAGGTGCATCAGTTGTTAATGCTTTATCGGAATGGCTGGAAGTGCATATTTGCCGTGATGGAGAGAAGTATTACCAGCGTTTTGAACGTGGCGGGGTTCCGGTTACGACCCTTGAACATAAGGGGAAAACACGAAAAACAGGCACGACCATTCGGTTTAAGCCGGATGAAACGGTTTTTTCGGTGAAGAAATTTAATTTTGAAACCCTCTCTGAACGACTGCGGGAAGCGGCTTTTTTGTTAAAAGGCTTTCGGATTAACTTAGAGGATGAACGTGAAGGAATAAAAGAGTCCTACCAATATGATGATGGGATCGAATCGTTTGTAGCTTACTTGAACGAGGAAAAAGACACACTTCATCCGATTGTTTCTTTTGAAGGAAAACACTCAGAGATTGAAGTGGACTTTGCTTTTCAATTCAACGATGGATTTGCCGAAAGTATTCTTTCCTTTGTCAATAATGTCCGCACAAAAGATGGCGGTACACACGAATCAGGCTCGAAATCTGCGATCACTCGTGTATTTAATGACTACGCAAGAAGGGCCCAGCTGTTGAAAGAGAAGGATAAAAATTTAGAAGGAAACGATATACGCGAAGGATTCACAGCTATCATATCGGTTAGAATTCCTGAAGCCCTCCTCCAGTTTGAAGGCCAGACGAAGAGTAAGCTGGGGACATCAGAAGCCCGGTCTTCCGTAGATGCAGTTGTTGCAGAGCAGCTTTCATACTTTCTAGAGGAAAATCCAGATGTTGCTTCGATGCTGATTAAAAAGGCGATCAGGGCTAAAGAGGCCAGAGAAGCAGCCAGAAAAGCAAGGGAAGATGCGAGATCAGGGAAAAAACGGAAGCGAAAAGACGCTTTGTTAAGTGGCAAGCTGACTCCTGCCCAATCCAAAAACGCAGCGAAAAATGAATTATATCTCGTTGAGGGTGATTCGGCCGGAGGGTCAGCGAAGCAAGGCCGGGACCGTAAATTCCAAGCGGTACTCCCGTTACGAGGTAAGGTTATCAATACGGAAAAAGCTAAGATCGCGGATATTTTTAAAAATGAAGAAATCTCAACGATTATTAATACCATCGGCGCTGGTGTCGGCGGTGATTTTACGTTAGAGGATTGTAATTATGATAAAATTGTCATTATGACAGATGCAGATACGGACGGTGCCCATATCCAGGTGTTGTTATTAACTTTCTTTTACCGGTATATGCGTCCTTTAGTAGAAGCGGGTAAGATATTTATTGCTCTGCCGCCTCTATTCAAGGTATCAAAAGGGAAAGGGAAGAAAGAAAAAACCGAATATGCTTGGGATGAGAGCGGCATGCAGAAACTGATCAAAGAATTTAAAAATGGTTATACGATTCAACGATATAAAGGTTTAGGTGAGATGAACGCTGGTCAGCTGTGGGAAACGACAATGAATCCGGAAACGAGAACATTGATTCGAGTCACGATCGATGACCTCGCCCGGGTGGAGCGTCGGGTCACAACGCTGATGGGGGATAAGGTAGAACCTCGCCGTAAATGGATTGAATCCCACGTTGCTTTTGGTCTAGAAGACGAAGCAAACATTCTAGAAAACGATAAAATCCAGACATAA
- the parC gene encoding DNA topoisomerase IV subunit A, with the protein MAEAEKFLDLPLEEVLGDRFGRYSKYIIQERALPDARDGLKPVQRRILYAMHQEKNTHDKAYRKSAKTVGTVIGNYHPHGDSSVYEAMVRLSQEWKVRKSLIEMHGNNGSVDGDPPAAMRYTEARLSSISSELLRDIEKDTVEHIPNFDDTIQEPTVLPAKFPNLLVNGSTGISAGYATEIPPHNLGEVIDAVIMKIDRPDAGLDALMTKLKGPDFPTGGTIQGMEGLKKAYETGKGKIVLRGRAAIQAVRGGREQIVIDEIPFEVNKATLVKRMDELRIDRKVEGISEVRDETDRTGMRIVIELKKDANSEGVLNYLYKHTDLQITYNFNMVAIHDRTPKLMSLPLMLDAYIQHQREVVTRQSLYDLNKAKRRAHIVEGLIKAISILDDVIATIRSSNDKQDAKKRLIAAYDFTEEQAEAIVTLQLYRLTNTDITELQKEAEELRNQISYLEKLLASEHELFKVIKADLRAMKKQYNDNRLTQIEEKIQELKVDLEVTVASEDVLVSVTKDGYIKRTSLRSYAASNGKDFAIKDGDHILRLSEVNTTDNLLLFTNLGKYLFIPVHKLPDIRWKDLGQHIANLVSIEKEEYIVEALPIREFKEDEYLVFFTKNGMVKKSELSLYQAQRHSKPLVAVNLKGADEVVDVHVTSGDAHLFIASNKAYGLWYHEEEVNAVGQRAAGVKAIQLKEGEHVVSGQAFEAAQDPSVVITTHRAAVKRMRLKEFEQTTRAKRGVIMLRELKKNPHRLIDLHVVSAQDKLVIKTENEKLITVNPMDFKANDRYSNGSYVLDTEHNGQVIEAWIQPEYESPFAAEDEK; encoded by the coding sequence TTGGCTGAGGCAGAAAAATTTTTAGATTTACCATTAGAAGAAGTATTAGGCGATCGTTTTGGCCGCTACAGTAAGTATATTATTCAAGAACGCGCACTCCCTGATGCCCGCGATGGATTAAAGCCGGTTCAACGCCGAATTTTATACGCGATGCATCAAGAAAAGAATACACATGATAAGGCTTATCGGAAGTCTGCAAAAACCGTTGGTACAGTAATCGGAAACTATCACCCGCACGGAGACTCCTCTGTTTATGAGGCGATGGTTCGCCTTAGTCAGGAATGGAAAGTGCGTAAATCGTTAATTGAAATGCATGGTAATAACGGAAGCGTGGATGGAGATCCACCCGCTGCCATGCGTTACACGGAGGCAAGGTTATCAAGTATATCTTCAGAACTGCTTAGAGATATTGAAAAAGACACGGTGGAACACATACCAAACTTCGATGATACCATTCAAGAGCCGACTGTATTACCGGCTAAGTTTCCTAATTTGCTTGTCAACGGTTCTACAGGTATCTCGGCCGGTTACGCCACTGAAATCCCGCCGCATAACCTTGGGGAAGTTATTGATGCTGTGATTATGAAGATTGATAGACCTGATGCTGGTTTGGATGCGTTAATGACAAAGCTAAAGGGACCTGATTTTCCAACTGGCGGCACCATTCAAGGGATGGAAGGCTTAAAGAAAGCTTACGAGACTGGTAAGGGTAAAATTGTCCTGCGTGGACGTGCAGCTATCCAGGCTGTGCGCGGCGGCCGTGAGCAAATTGTTATTGATGAAATCCCTTTTGAAGTAAACAAAGCTACGCTAGTGAAGAGGATGGATGAGCTTCGCATTGACCGGAAAGTAGAAGGTATTTCTGAAGTGCGTGATGAAACAGATCGTACTGGTATGAGGATTGTTATTGAACTTAAGAAAGATGCTAACAGTGAAGGGGTCCTCAATTACCTGTATAAACATACAGATCTGCAAATTACCTACAATTTTAATATGGTAGCCATCCATGATCGCACCCCTAAATTGATGAGCTTACCGCTAATGTTAGATGCTTACATTCAGCATCAGCGCGAAGTCGTGACACGTCAATCTTTGTATGATTTGAATAAGGCAAAACGGCGTGCCCATATTGTAGAAGGCCTCATTAAAGCGATTTCGATTCTTGATGACGTAATTGCCACGATTCGAAGTTCGAACGACAAACAAGATGCGAAAAAGCGATTAATTGCAGCCTATGATTTTACAGAAGAACAAGCTGAAGCCATCGTAACTTTGCAACTTTACCGATTAACTAATACAGACATAACAGAGCTGCAAAAAGAGGCGGAGGAGCTTAGAAACCAAATCAGTTATTTAGAAAAATTGTTAGCGAGTGAACATGAACTTTTTAAAGTGATCAAAGCAGATCTTCGAGCTATGAAGAAACAGTATAATGATAACCGCTTGACACAAATTGAAGAAAAGATACAAGAATTGAAGGTTGATCTTGAGGTAACTGTAGCAAGTGAAGATGTACTTGTTTCTGTTACAAAAGATGGCTATATTAAGCGGACAAGCTTACGATCTTATGCTGCCTCCAACGGCAAAGACTTTGCTATTAAAGATGGAGATCATATACTCAGATTGTCTGAAGTTAACACGACAGATAATTTGCTGCTGTTTACGAATCTCGGGAAGTATTTATTTATCCCCGTGCACAAGCTTCCAGACATTCGCTGGAAGGATCTCGGACAGCATATCGCGAATCTCGTTTCGATAGAGAAAGAAGAATATATTGTAGAAGCATTGCCAATCAGGGAATTTAAAGAAGACGAATACTTGGTTTTCTTTACGAAAAACGGAATGGTCAAGAAAAGTGAGCTCAGTTTATATCAAGCCCAGCGGCATTCCAAGCCATTGGTTGCCGTTAACTTAAAAGGAGCAGATGAAGTTGTAGATGTTCATGTCACTTCAGGGGATGCTCATTTGTTCATTGCTTCAAACAAGGCTTATGGACTCTGGTATCATGAGGAAGAAGTAAACGCTGTCGGCCAGCGGGCAGCAGGTGTGAAAGCTATCCAGCTAAAAGAAGGCGAACACGTAGTTTCTGGACAAGCGTTTGAAGCCGCGCAAGACCCGTCTGTCGTCATCACCACCCATCGAGCTGCAGTCAAACGAATGCGGTTGAAGGAATTTGAGCAAACCACAAGAGCAAAACGTGGCGTCATCATGTTGAGGGAGCTGAAAAAAAACCCGCATCGACTCATTGATTTACATGTCGTTTCAGCTCAGGATAAACTCGTCATAAAAACAGAAAATGAAAAATTGATTACAGTAAATCCTATGGACTTTAAGGCCAATGATCGTTACAGCAATGGATCGTATGTGTTAGACACGGAGCACAACGGTCAAGTAATAGAGGCCTGGATCCAGCCAGAATATGAAAGTCCTTTTGCTGCTGAAGACGAAAAGTAG
- a CDS encoding transposase yields MRKEKVERSFADSKELHGLRYCRLRGKEKVKEQALMTAACQNMKKIVLHLARVS; encoded by the coding sequence ATGAGAAAAGAGAAAGTCGAGCGTAGCTTCGCAGATTCAAAAGAACTGCATGGGCTGCGTTATTGCCGCTTGCGTGGAAAAGAGAAAGTGAAGGAACAGGCGCTGATGACGGCTGCCTGTCAGAACATGAAAAAGATTGTCCTCCATCTAGCCAGGGTGAGCTAG
- a CDS encoding TetR/AcrR family transcriptional regulator → MAKLRDTIIETSLILFEQNGFHGVTVNQIVKASHTSKGGFYHHFKSKDELLFVIHDTFITYVLKEAKAANQTHASPVDKIQSIVRAFVKVFDLYKPHISVFYQENLYLKPKYEDQIKQKRDQFKQMVLRVVEEGQQLGYFRKELPAIITSMAILGMVNWIYKWYKEDGDYSIEQIADVYVDIILHALLPAAEEEEYRQTMLQVPFFYSAK, encoded by the coding sequence ATGGCTAAATTACGGGATACAATCATAGAAACGTCTCTCATTTTATTTGAGCAAAATGGCTTTCATGGTGTAACAGTCAATCAAATTGTAAAGGCGTCCCATACGTCAAAGGGAGGATTTTATCACCATTTCAAGTCTAAGGACGAACTTCTTTTTGTCATCCATGACACTTTTATTACATACGTTCTGAAAGAAGCAAAAGCAGCCAACCAAACACATGCTTCACCTGTTGACAAGATCCAATCGATCGTTCGGGCTTTCGTAAAAGTATTTGACCTATATAAACCGCATATTTCCGTTTTTTATCAGGAAAATCTTTATTTGAAGCCGAAATATGAGGATCAAATCAAGCAGAAACGCGATCAATTTAAGCAAATGGTGCTGCGGGTGGTAGAAGAAGGACAGCAGCTCGGTTATTTTCGCAAAGAATTACCAGCGATAATTACCAGCATGGCAATTTTAGGAATGGTGAACTGGATTTACAAGTGGTATAAGGAAGATGGTGATTACAGCATTGAGCAGATTGCCGATGTTTATGTGGATATAATTCTTCACGCATTGTTGCCTGCTGCAGAGGAGGAAGAATATCGACAAACCATGTTACAGGTTCCTTTTTTTTACTCTGCAAAGTAA
- a CDS encoding acyl-CoA dehydrogenase translates to MNFELTKEQEMTRKMVRDFADGVIRPRAIDIDVNAEFPKDIFDEMGKLGLLGIPFPEEYGGSGGDTVSYALAVEEIGKVCGSTGLSYAAAVSLGASPLYYFGTEEQKQQYLTPLAKGETLGSFGLTEPNAGSDAGGTKTRAVLEGDQYVINGEKCWITNAEYADTITVTAVSGKREDGRNIISAFIIPRDTPGMKISSPYEKMGVRGSNTCEIILEDVKVPKENILGDPQGGFKQFLHTLDGGRISIAALAVGIAQASLDKALAYAKERKQFGKPISDFQAIQFKLSDMAMEVELARNMVLKSAWLKDQKKPFTKESAYAKLFASETAFRSANQAIQIHGGYGYMREYEVERYLRDAKLLEIGEGTSEIQRLVIARQLGC, encoded by the coding sequence ATGAATTTCGAATTAACGAAAGAACAAGAAATGACGAGGAAAATGGTCAGAGATTTCGCCGATGGGGTGATTCGTCCGCGAGCAATCGATATTGATGTGAATGCAGAGTTTCCCAAGGACATTTTTGATGAAATGGGCAAACTCGGGCTGCTTGGGATTCCTTTCCCGGAGGAATATGGCGGATCCGGAGGGGATACTGTGTCATATGCCCTGGCTGTCGAGGAGATCGGCAAGGTCTGTGGTTCGACAGGACTTAGTTATGCAGCAGCTGTATCGCTAGGCGCGAGTCCGCTGTATTATTTCGGGACTGAAGAACAAAAGCAGCAATACTTAACGCCTCTGGCTAAAGGGGAAACACTTGGTTCCTTCGGCTTAACCGAACCCAACGCTGGATCTGATGCTGGGGGGACAAAAACACGTGCAGTTCTAGAAGGTGATCAGTATGTCATCAACGGAGAGAAATGCTGGATTACGAACGCTGAGTATGCGGACACCATTACAGTGACAGCTGTTTCCGGAAAAAGGGAAGACGGAAGAAATATCATTTCCGCCTTTATTATTCCGAGGGATACACCGGGCATGAAGATTTCCAGCCCCTATGAAAAGATGGGCGTTCGCGGGTCTAACACATGTGAAATTATTCTTGAAGATGTCAAAGTACCGAAAGAAAATATTCTGGGGGACCCTCAAGGTGGTTTCAAACAATTTCTGCATACTCTTGACGGTGGGAGAATTTCCATCGCTGCCCTAGCAGTGGGAATTGCGCAAGCTTCATTAGATAAAGCGCTTGCTTATGCAAAAGAGAGAAAACAGTTTGGAAAGCCAATTTCAGATTTTCAGGCCATTCAGTTTAAATTATCTGATATGGCAATGGAAGTGGAACTTGCTCGAAATATGGTGTTAAAGTCAGCCTGGCTTAAGGACCAAAAGAAACCGTTTACAAAAGAGTCGGCCTATGCCAAGCTATTTGCATCCGAAACGGCCTTCCGGTCTGCCAACCAGGCGATCCAAATTCACGGAGGCTACGGGTATATGCGTGAGTATGAGGTGGAGAGATACTTAAGAGATGCCAAACTGCTTGAAATCGGGGAAGGTACATCTGAAATCCAACGGTTGGTTATTGCTCGTCAGTTAGGCTGTTAA
- a CDS encoding AMP-binding protein → MSSLLQMTVGELVEKQAEMYPDHEAMVYPELNLRKTYREFNDMADNVAKGLMALGVEKGEHLAIWSDNKPEWLVTQFATGKMGAVLVTVNTNYRAQELEYLLKQSDATTLILAEEFKGTSYVDILKEICPELDSSIKGDLQSDRLPYLKNIIVLGDKEYPGCFSWQDIIDMGRSISTEQLDQRKATLSYKDVINMQYTSGTTGFPKGVMLSHYNIVNNGNQVADSMKLTENDRLCIPVPFFHCFGCVLGTMAAVSKGATMVILEQFNAEKVLKAVKEEHCTGLHGVPTMFIAELNDPSFEKYQPDTLRTGIMAGSTCPMEVMKNVMNKMGAEEITIAYGQTESSPVITQTRTDDSVERKVGTVGRVHPNVEVKVVDPATGEEMERGIPGELCTRGYLVMEGYYKNEEATAAAIDQDGWLHTGDIAVMDAEGYVEITGRMKDMIIRGGENIYPREIEEFLYQYPDVLDVQVIGVPDQKYGEEIMAFIITKDGAETSEQDIRTFCDGQISKHKIPKYIRFTDEYPMTASGKIQKFKLREDAVDFINSYS, encoded by the coding sequence ATGTCGTCCCTTTTACAAATGACTGTAGGTGAATTGGTAGAGAAACAGGCGGAAATGTATCCGGACCATGAAGCAATGGTGTATCCGGAGTTAAATCTAAGGAAAACGTATCGGGAATTTAATGATATGGCAGATAACGTTGCTAAAGGTTTGATGGCTCTAGGAGTAGAGAAAGGGGAACACCTGGCTATTTGGTCAGATAATAAGCCCGAATGGCTCGTCACGCAATTTGCTACTGGAAAAATGGGTGCTGTACTCGTAACTGTGAATACAAATTATCGAGCCCAGGAACTTGAGTATCTGCTGAAACAGTCTGATGCCACTACCCTTATTCTGGCAGAAGAGTTTAAAGGAACATCCTATGTCGATATTTTAAAAGAAATCTGCCCCGAATTGGACTCCTCCATTAAAGGGGATCTGCAGAGCGACCGGCTGCCATACCTGAAAAATATTATCGTGCTGGGTGATAAAGAATATCCGGGTTGCTTTTCCTGGCAAGATATCATTGATATGGGCCGTTCCATCTCAACTGAACAATTGGACCAGCGTAAGGCCACTCTATCCTATAAAGATGTTATTAATATGCAATATACCTCTGGAACGACGGGATTCCCTAAAGGGGTTATGCTCAGCCATTACAACATCGTTAATAATGGAAACCAAGTCGCTGATTCTATGAAACTAACAGAGAATGACCGGCTCTGTATTCCGGTTCCTTTCTTCCATTGTTTCGGCTGTGTTCTGGGCACAATGGCAGCTGTATCAAAGGGTGCGACGATGGTAATTTTAGAGCAGTTCAATGCTGAAAAAGTGTTAAAAGCTGTTAAGGAAGAGCATTGTACAGGGCTTCATGGAGTCCCTACGATGTTCATTGCTGAATTAAATGATCCTAGTTTTGAAAAGTACCAACCCGACACGTTGAGAACCGGGATTATGGCAGGGTCCACCTGTCCGATGGAAGTTATGAAAAATGTAATGAATAAAATGGGGGCAGAAGAAATCACCATTGCATACGGGCAGACAGAATCGTCCCCTGTCATTACTCAAACACGGACGGACGATTCGGTTGAACGCAAAGTAGGAACAGTTGGGCGTGTTCATCCTAATGTGGAGGTGAAAGTAGTCGATCCCGCTACTGGGGAAGAGATGGAGCGAGGGATTCCTGGAGAATTGTGTACGCGAGGGTACTTAGTTATGGAAGGATATTACAAAAATGAGGAAGCAACTGCTGCAGCAATTGATCAGGATGGCTGGCTTCATACGGGTGATATTGCCGTGATGGATGCAGAAGGTTATGTGGAGATTACCGGGAGAATGAAAGATATGATCATTCGTGGCGGTGAGAATATCTATCCACGTGAAATTGAAGAGTTTTTATACCAGTATCCAGACGTGCTTGATGTGCAGGTTATTGGCGTTCCTGATCAAAAGTATGGTGAGGAAATCATGGCGTTTATCATTACGAAAGATGGGGCTGAAACGAGCGAACAGGACATCCGGACATTCTGCGATGGACAAATTTCAAAACATAAAATTCCAAAATATATCCGATTTACAGATGAATACCCGATGACAGCCAGTGGCAAAATTCAAAAGTTCAAGCTGAGAGAAGATGCTGTGGATTTTATTAATTCTTATTCATAG
- a CDS encoding acetyl-CoA carboxylase biotin carboxylase subunit yields MFSKILIANRGEIASRVIRTCARLNIKTVAVYSEADQHAPYVEEADESYLIGKPRVNESYLNADKIIQVAQKSGAEAIHPGYGLLSENADFARKVREAGITFIGPSADVMAKMGDKIAARNEMKQAGVPIVPGTEEAVADVEAAKTTAKDFGYPLMLKAAAGGGGIGMQAVQNEQELEKAFEGNQKRAETFFGNGKMFMEKQIIDPRHIEIQVLADEFGNAVHLFERECSIQRRHQKVVEEAPSPFLSEKTRQQMGESALKAVHSLGYANAGTIEFLVDEEENYYFLEMNTRLQVEHPVTEEITGLDLVEQQLRIAAGEKLAITQDDLSIQGHAIEVRIYAEDSNTFFPSPGQITNLVLPQGEGIRHELAVHGDSQVTPFYDPMIAKLVVSGASREEAIDRLTKALHQYEVQGIKNNVMMLKRIITHEKFKQGDTKTSFIENYYLPTLTNH; encoded by the coding sequence TTGTTTTCTAAAATATTAATTGCAAACCGCGGTGAAATTGCTTCAAGAGTAATTCGCACTTGTGCCAGATTAAATATTAAAACGGTAGCCGTCTACTCAGAAGCTGATCAGCATGCACCCTATGTGGAAGAAGCAGATGAGAGCTATTTAATTGGCAAACCGCGTGTGAATGAATCGTATTTGAACGCCGATAAAATTATACAGGTTGCTCAAAAATCAGGAGCAGAAGCCATTCATCCTGGTTATGGGCTGTTAAGTGAAAATGCTGATTTTGCTAGAAAAGTTCGCGAAGCCGGAATCACGTTCATCGGGCCTTCCGCTGATGTGATGGCAAAAATGGGCGATAAAATTGCTGCTCGAAATGAAATGAAGCAAGCAGGTGTTCCGATTGTACCTGGTACTGAGGAAGCTGTAGCTGATGTAGAGGCAGCCAAGACCACCGCTAAAGATTTTGGCTACCCGCTTATGCTTAAAGCTGCAGCTGGCGGGGGCGGAATCGGGATGCAGGCTGTTCAAAATGAACAGGAGCTCGAAAAAGCCTTTGAAGGCAACCAAAAGCGTGCTGAAACATTTTTCGGAAATGGCAAAATGTTTATGGAAAAGCAGATTATCGATCCAAGGCATATCGAAATTCAAGTGTTAGCTGACGAGTTCGGAAATGCTGTGCACTTATTTGAGCGGGAATGTTCCATTCAACGCCGCCATCAAAAAGTTGTCGAAGAGGCTCCTTCCCCATTTTTATCAGAAAAAACAAGACAGCAGATGGGGGAAAGCGCGCTTAAAGCTGTTCACTCTCTCGGTTACGCCAATGCAGGTACGATTGAGTTTCTAGTGGATGAAGAGGAGAATTACTATTTTCTAGAAATGAACACACGCCTTCAGGTAGAGCATCCCGTAACGGAAGAAATCACGGGACTTGACCTTGTAGAACAGCAGCTGCGGATTGCTGCTGGAGAGAAGCTGGCAATAACACAGGACGACCTCTCCATTCAAGGTCATGCGATTGAAGTGCGCATTTATGCAGAGGATTCGAATACCTTTTTCCCGTCCCCTGGGCAAATAACGAATTTAGTATTGCCGCAAGGAGAAGGAATTCGTCATGAATTAGCTGTCCATGGCGACTCACAGGTTACGCCTTTTTATGACCCGATGATTGCAAAGCTTGTCGTTAGCGGGGCTTCTCGTGAGGAAGCGATCGATCGGCTGACCAAAGCGCTTCATCAATATGAAGTGCAGGGGATTAAAAATAATGTCATGATGTTAAAACGTATCATCACACATGAGAAATTCAAACAGGGTGATACGAAGACATCATTTATTGAAAACTACTATTTACCAACACTTACAAATCACTAA
- a CDS encoding acetyl-CoA carboxylase biotin carboxyl carrier protein subunit: MNEVKASMAGSVWKIVAQAGDQVKNGEDIAILESMKMEIPIPSEADGTVKELKVSEGDFVNEGDVIAIIE, encoded by the coding sequence ATGAACGAAGTAAAAGCATCTATGGCAGGCAGCGTATGGAAGATTGTAGCTCAAGCAGGAGATCAAGTGAAGAACGGGGAGGATATCGCGATTTTAGAATCGATGAAGATGGAAATCCCGATTCCTTCTGAGGCTGATGGAACTGTAAAAGAATTGAAAGTATCTGAAGGCGATTTTGTTAATGAAGGCGACGTTATTGCCATTATTGAATAA
- a CDS encoding hydroxymethylglutaryl-CoA lyase has product MLKRPEKVTVKEVGPRDGLQNEKKSIATEDKIEWINQLSEAGYDYIEISSFVHPKWIPQLKDAREVAKGIIRKTGVTYAALVPNMKGLEAALETNIDEVSVFMSASESHNKNNINKTIEETYPVLEEVVKEAKASNKRVRGYVSTVFGCPYEGDILPSQVLSVSNRLFDMGIDELSLGDTIGVANPHQVDETLQFLKGKLNFSKLAMHFHNTQGMALANVLVSLQHDIQIFDGSLGGLGGCPYAKGASGNLATDDLVHMLESMGIETGIAQGKLLEAASYIQDKLGKSLPSHQMHVHK; this is encoded by the coding sequence ATGTTGAAGCGGCCGGAAAAAGTCACCGTTAAAGAAGTTGGCCCTCGTGACGGGCTGCAAAACGAAAAGAAGAGTATCGCTACGGAAGACAAAATTGAATGGATTAATCAATTATCGGAAGCGGGCTATGACTATATTGAAATCAGTTCCTTTGTCCATCCGAAGTGGATTCCTCAGCTGAAAGATGCAAGAGAAGTTGCCAAAGGAATTATCCGTAAAACAGGGGTTACTTATGCAGCGCTGGTACCGAATATGAAAGGTCTTGAAGCAGCTCTTGAAACCAATATAGATGAAGTATCTGTGTTCATGTCCGCAAGTGAATCTCACAACAAAAACAATATTAACAAAACCATCGAAGAAACCTATCCAGTACTAGAAGAAGTGGTCAAAGAAGCAAAGGCGAGTAACAAACGAGTACGGGGATATGTGTCAACAGTGTTCGGATGTCCATATGAAGGGGATATTCTGCCAAGTCAGGTGTTGAGTGTATCCAACAGGCTGTTTGATATGGGAATTGATGAGCTGTCGCTCGGAGATACGATTGGTGTCGCGAATCCGCATCAAGTTGATGAGACCCTGCAATTTTTAAAAGGGAAACTTAATTTTTCTAAACTAGCCATGCATTTTCATAACACACAGGGAATGGCTTTAGCCAATGTCTTAGTTTCCTTACAGCATGACATTCAAATATTTGACGGTTCCTTAGGTGGTCTTGGCGGCTGTCCTTATGCTAAAGGAGCTTCCGGAAATTTAGCTACGGATGATTTAGTTCACATGCTTGAATCGATGGGCATTGAAACAGGTATTGCTCAAGGGAAGCTGCTGGAGGCGGCCAGCTACATTCAAGACAAACTTGGCAAGTCTCTGCCGAGTCACCAAATGCATGTGCACAAATGA